The following are encoded together in the Plasmodium brasilianum strain Bolivian I chromosome 10, whole genome shotgun sequence genome:
- a CDS encoding hypothetical protein (conserved Plasmodium protein) encodes MILKNLLNQAITIWEKKKKNIFKFSICEYKFIEKKNFACIYEHDLKHESPKINSKKEQFVQLKHSDSATKFEINGIQKANNWPRKKSSKKKNELYLFLHKKNNKNVNLHELNIVITKKIGNMQNINEVYKFIYYNKDVLVPINYVVCLYKIYKLIKKNDYKIINSDLYINYSIINEHINIDELNNITGLNEVNDYNELYNNMYMKRKRKNERRGKNEGKGINESRKNERRGNNEGKGINERKDINEEKEINERKGINELNQYEEERIYTCQVKKKNNLDNYYTYSCNNAYCLDYNNDILQYVLERINKNYFIKKLTYRHVSNLLFSLINIKYYNLATYLIYIKHINNMYVHLSSQAISNIIYSYSLIFTFYSIDFTTNYKNYAYKFYSIVDSNVRSQLEKDSINFMFLLLSRRLCFMVVKHFNRYACGQYDINSFYSGNLSNLEHLNEKEKGKEREMENEKEEENGKENKKRNKKENEREKTKQNEKKLNALDDLAKYENKKIFQEFFVFLWSMSKIKINNVYLDLLYYIIHKNRKSFFLQLNEKDICNLIQSMSLYYPIKKLREMCKEYISCNISLTNGKTYFTFHYDDFLKSTLLLSIVHIKKYNYHHYSIIFKCIKNLQNFLIMNNCITHYIEPYGNNGNTVQNENRKHEFSPFNNKYIQEEREGAQFMLDTILTDDITICGAYINDCTEMNKRYLHLESCNDKFYDIFLSEKNPVFKQDNSNGSNSSYSSSSYSSSSYSSSSYSSSSYSNSSYSNSSYSNSSYSNSSYNNNGHNNGSNNKLVILRREEKRKDVLDREKIHSIKNILKKLTTITVKNLLIKLRNEREYDNVNNRNINYCKNNPSLNLQYLSVYLYNLTHMNPFYVNNELKLQLCNLIISFLEKKIKFVLFLDDKTEKYMNIKLAYDEILQRYYDILVCLSNINYSLNKSNIINESIIVYSSVYFHKLYQLFYKFYKQTLNLNYFFNLVQKINERILSIYNWTFSHTNVAFMPLFSLINYNYLYILCKTGSSTGSSTSSNTSSSTSSNTSSSTSSSSNSSNHSGNGYSFLLLKKMLLPITLYNNMTMNQLRLILKLLTSYYMSSVFRANVDHSPYTLEYNHDDILTCMYSMCLIITNIYYNTTKNKTCYLDKEDKLGKAKYDHVHFYISVAIKLLKSYFYQLYCIKSSNIKKYILTNLKNDEVIMKFYTFYLFVKINMDNNFLYNRNFIKQYINDKEFSKKEFYFLEKLLSSFSEQEKEMQLKGGTTKGVAKGIHLKDNKNGMHKDIIKSTDERICENIKQAVSTTPSECCNVEITDENNKYMYRSYINTIYNKNYSPNENLDIFYLLQKNIHPNEIRMNKENLKFLRKNNHASPDLFNECVNKEVKKVEEHVFSTFKQINSSKSHIKLYEYIKYILRMKKNGQKENFNIKNEYIININNIQFIVDIYDEYTNTIFEIDGVSHYTKQYVSIKSSDSLNFFYNYKSYYIFKHLILSKYYNIVHLPLHDSKLCKNIIYNYYNNGDAKF; translated from the exons atgattttaaaaaaccTACTCAATCAAGCCATAACaatatgggaaaaaaaaaaaaaaaacatatttaaattcaGCATTTGTGAATATAAAttcattgaaaaaaaaaattttgcatgtatatatgagcATGATCTAAAACATGAGAGcccaaaaataaatagtaaaaagGAACAATTTGTGCAGCTAAAACACTCCGATAGTGCCACCAA GTTTGAGATCAATGGAATACAAAAGGCAAATAACTGGCCGAGGAAAAAAAgttcgaaaaaaaagaatgaactGTACCTTTTtcttcacaaaaaaaataataagaatgtAAATTTGCACGAATTAAATATTGTTATAACAAAGAAAATAGGTAACATGCAAAATATCAATgaagtatataaatttatttattataacaaaGATGTGTTAGTACCCATAAATTACGTGGTATgtttgtataaaatatacaaattaataaaaaaaaatgattataaaataattaattctgacttatacataaattatagtattataaatgaacatataaatatagacgaattaaataatatcacAGGCTTAAACGAAGTGAACGACTACAacgaattatataataacatgtacatgaagaggaaaagaaaaaatgaaagaagaggaaaaaatgaaggaaaaggaataaatgaaagtagaaaaaatgaaagaagaggaaataatgaaggaaaaggaataaatgaaagaaaagacataaatgaagaaaaagaaataaatgaaagaaaaggGATAAATGAACTAAATCAATACGAAGAGGAAAGGATTTATACGTGtcaagttaaaaaaaagaataacttGGATAATTATTACACTTACTCATGTAACAACGCGTACTGCCTAGATTACAACAATGACATACTGCAGTATGTACTAGAaaggataaataaaaattattttataaaaaaattgacatATAGGCATGTATCTAATTTGCTATTTTCTCtgattaatataaaatactaCAATTTAGCTAcctatttaatatatataaaacatataaacaatatGTACGTTCACCTGTCATCGCAAGCAATATCTAACATTATTTATTCctattcattaatatttactttttattctattGATTTTACcacaaattataaaaattatgcataCAAGTTTTACTCAATTGTAGACAGTAATGTAAGATCTCAATTAGAAAAGGATAGCATAAACTTCATGTTTTTACTACTTAGTAGACGCTTGTGTTTTATGGTGGTGAAACATTTCAATAGGTATGCATGTGGTCAGTATGATATCAATAGCTTTTACAGTGGAAATCTATCTAATTTAGAGCACTTGAacgaaaaggaaaaaggaaaagaaagagaaatggaaaatgaaaaagaagaggaaaatgggaaagaaaacaaaaagagaaataagaaggaaaatgaaagagaaaaaacaaaacagaatgaaaaaaaacttaATGCACTTGATGACCTTGCAAagtatgaaaataaaaaaatttttcaagaattttttgtctttttatGGAGCATGtcaaagataaaaataaataatgtcTACCTTGATCtgttgtattatattatacataaaaataggaaaagtttctttttacaattaaatgaaaaagatatatgtaaTCTGATTCAGTCAATGAGTTTATATTATcccattaaaaaattaagagaaATGTGTAAAGAATACATAAGCTGTAATATATCTCTGACAAATGGAAAGACATACTTTACATTTCATTATGAtgactttttaaaaagtactCTACTTCTTAGCATtgtgcatataaaaaaatataattatcatcACTATTCAATCATTTTTAAgtgtattaaaaatttgcaaaattttCTCATCATGAACAATTGTATTACACATTACATAGAACCGTATGGTAACAACGGCAATACTGTGCAAAATGAGAATAGGAAACACGAATTTTCACcgtttaataataaatacatacaagAGGAAAGAGAAGGAGCTCAATTCATGCTCGACACTATCCTCACAGACGACATTACCATTTGTGGAGCTTATATAAACGATTGCACAGAGATGAACAAAAGATACCTTCACCTAGAATCATGTAATGAcaaattttatgatatattcCTTTCAGAAAAGAACCCAGTATTTAAACAGGATAACAGTAATGGTAGTAATAGTAGTTACAGCAGTAGTAGTTACAGCAGTAGTAGTTACAGCAGTAGTAGTTACAGCAGTAGTAGTTACAGCAATAGTAGTTACAGCAATAGTAGTTACAGCAATAGTAGTTACAGCAATAGTAgttacaataataatggtcataataatggtagtaataacaaattaGTTATTTTaagaagagaagaaaaaagaaaggacGTGCTAGATAGGGAAAAGATACActcaattaaaaatattctaaaaaaGTTAACAACAATTactgtaaaaaatttacttataaaattaagaaatgaAAGGGAATATGATAATGTGAATAATCGAAATATTAACTATTGCAAAAATAATCCTTCCTTAAACTTACAATATCTttctgtatatttatacaatttaACGCATATGAACccattttatgtaaataatgaACTCAAATTACAATTGTgcaatttaattatttcctttttagagaaaaaaataaaattcgtCCTTTTCCTTGATGacaaaacagaaaaatatatgaatataaaattggCATATGATGAAATATTACAGAGatattatgatattttaGTGTGCTTAAgcaatattaattattcattaaataaaagtaatattattaacgaGTCCATAATTGTGTACTCTTCTGTGTACTTTCACAAATTGTACCAattgttttataaattttacaaaCAAACCTtaaatttgaattatttttttaatttagttcaaaaaataaacgaaagGATATTGTCTATTTATAACTGGACCTTTTCGCACACAAATGTTGCTTTTATGCCTTTATTtagtttaataaattataattatttgtacattttatgtaaaacGGGTAGTAGTACCGGTAGTAGTACTAGTAGTAATACCAGTAGTAGTACTAGTAGTAATACCAGTAGTAGTactagtagtagtagcaatAGCAGCAACCACAGCGGTAATGGTTACTCATTtctacttttaaaaaaaatgctctTGCCGATAAccttatataataacatgaCTATGAACCAACTTCGTTTGATTTTAAAACTTCTCACCAGTTATTATATGTCTTCTGTTTTTAGAGCAAATGTGGATCACAGTCCTTATACACTTGAATATAATCATGATGATATATTAACCTGTATGTATAGCATGTGCTTGATAAtaacaaacatatattacaACACAACAAAGAACAAAACTTGTTATTTAGACAAGGAGGATAAATTGGGAAAGGCAAAATATGACCatgttcatttttacataagTGTTGCTATTAAATTGTTAAAAAGTTATTTCTACCAGTTGTACTGTATAAAAagtagtaatataaaaaaatatattttaacaaatttaaaGAATGATGAAGttattatgaaattttataccttttatttatttgtaaaaattaatatggacaacaattttttgtacaataggaattttattaaacagtatataaatgataaagagTTTTCCAAAAaggaattttattttttagaaaagcTCCTGTCAAGCTTTTCAGAACAAGAGAAGGAAATGCAGCTCAAGGGAGGAACAACGAAAGGAGTTGCCAAAGGTATTCATTTGAAAGACAACAAAAACGGTATGCATAAAgacataataaaaagtacGGATGAAAGAATATGcgaaaatattaaacaagCTGTCAGTACCACCCCAAGTGAGTGCTGTAATGTGGAAATTACAGATGAGAATAACAAATACATGTACcgttcatatataaatactatatacaataaaaattattcaccaaatgaaaatttggatattttttatttattacaaaaaaatattcatccaaatgaaataagaatgaacaaagaaaatttaaaatttttaaggaaGAATAACCATGCTTCACCCGATCTTTTTAATGAATGTGTTAACAAAGAAGTGAAAAAAGTGGAGGAACATGTTTTCTCAAcatttaaacaaataaatagttCAAAGTctcatataaaattatatgaatatataaaatatattttgcgaatgaaaaaaaatggacaGAAAgagaattttaatataaagaatgagtatataattaatataaacaatattcAATTTATAGTAGATATTTATGATGAATATACAAACACAATATTTGAAATTGACGGAGTTAGCCACTATACAAAACAATATGTATCAATCAAGTCATCGGACTCTTTGAActtcttttataattataaatcatattatatttttaaacatttgATATTAAGTAAATACTACAACATAGTCCATTTACCTCTGCATGATAGTAAGTTGTGCAAGAACATAATATACAACTACTATAACAACGGTGATgctaaattttaa
- a CDS encoding DnaJ protein — MNNIRKRNDAQKYCKFKEMDEDQKSSGDLNRTQIYENSQIIPKSSNIFEGEREEKSLISNIFSTRRPKHAGAGLVSGLKSLTKGIIVGTSFLFISPYLCAKAEGINGFFKGMFFGLLSAIIIPIISLGVASYQIGRGILNTPESIAQRALGKIWDEEKREWYDFYYNLDDEAVRLLNEIDDNNNNNSNNGNNSNNHGTNNNSSNNDSNNGNSTKYIKKNDIDDDEYYNKNGNIKVKNDEFYKILNVPTNATQNEIKRQYYKLAKEFHPDKCSDLKAKEQFQKIGEAYQVLGDIERRRRYDKEGKTVLNNMQFIDSTFFFTLLFGSEKLDPYIGKLRMVMYVEYEQLYRDEDVQRIIVKEQNKREVQLALNLREIINNYIHGDKDEYIIKFKKEINELCQTSFGHVILENVAWSYENCAYQFLGDKYSLFGISGKYYKMQQKKRVIGTGFKFVKTLIKTSSLASQIKKREEEENISLEKSAKVNKKIEDSLPTIVETMLNICLIDIDQTIKGVCKKVFTDMSVDENMRKNRAESLIVLAKIMKKIIQDYKKNNEITDTKKLFEDACMRAYQKQDDEYI; from the exons atgaataatatcagaaaaagaaatg ATGCACAAAAGTATTGCAAGTTTAAGGAAATGGATGAA gACCAAAAAAGTAGTGGTGACCTTAATAGGACACAGATTTATG AGAACAGCCAAATAATACCGAAAAGTAGTAATATATTCGAAGGAGAAAGGGAGGAAAAGAGCTTAATTAGCAATATCTTTTCAACGAGGAGGCCAAAACATGCGGGTGCTGGCCTAGTTTCAGGATTAAAATCATTAACAAAAGGAATAATAGTGGGTACtagctttttatttatttctccCTATTTATGTGCAAAGGCTGAAGGGATTAATGGCTTTTTCAAAGGTATGTTTTTTGGTCTCCTGAGTGCAATAATAATACCCATAATTTCTTTAGGTGTAGCTAGTTATCAGATAGGTAGAGGAATTTTAAATACTCCGGAATCTATAGCGCAGAGAGCGTTAGGAAAAATATGGGATGAAGAGAAGAGAGAATGGTATGACTTTTACTATAATTTGGACGATGAAGCAGTTAGGTTATTAAACGAAATTGacgataataataataataatagcaataatggtaataacagtaacaaccacggtactaataataatagtagcaacaatgatagtaataatggtaatagtacaaaatatattaaaaaaaatgatattgaTGATGATGAGTATTATAACAAGAatggaaatataaaagtgaaaaatgatgaattttataaaatattaaatgtaccAACAAATGCAAcacaaaatgaaattaaaagacAGTATTATAAACTTGCCAAAGAATTCCACCCAGATAAGTGCTCAGATTTAAAGGCTAAAGAacaatttcaaaaaattggAGAAGCATATCAAGTATTAGGAGATATTGAAAGAAGAAGGAGGTATgataaagaaggaaaaactgttttaaataatatgcaaTTTATTgattctacttttttttttaccttattATTTGGTAGTGAAAAATTAGATCCATATATTGGAAAACTTCGAATGGTTATGTATGTGGAATATGAGCAATTATACAGAGACGAAGATGTACAACGTATAATTGTAAAGGAACAGAATAAAAGAGAAGTACAGTTAGCTTTAAATTTaagagaaataataaataattatatccATGGAGATAaagatgaatatattataaaatttaaaaaagaaattaatgaattatgCCAAACATCCTTTGGACATGTCATTTTAGAAAATGTGGCTTGGTCCTATGAAAATTGTGCCTATCAATTTTTAGGAGATAAGTATAGCTTATTTGGTATAAgtggaaaatattataaaatgcaACAAAAAAAGAGAGTAATAGGTACTGGttttaaatttgttaaaacATTAATTAAAACTAGCTCATTAGCTAGTCAAATTAAGAAAAGggaagaagaggaaaatatttctttagaAAAATCAGCAAaagttaacaaaaaaattgaagattCTTTACCAACTATTGTTGAAACCATGCTAAATATATGTCTTATTGATATTGATCAAACTATAAAGGGAGTATGTAAAAAAGTGTTCACAGATATGTCTGTAGATGaaaatatgagaaaaaatagaGCAGAGTCTCTTATCGTTTTAGccaaaattatgaaaaaaatcattcaagactataaaaaaaacaacgaAATCACGGATACTAAGAAGTTGTTCGAGGATGCTTGTATGAG gGCATACCAGAAACAGGACGATGAGTACATTTAA
- a CDS encoding dynein light chain Tctex-type: protein MKKAKGKIERKTTRKIEIKISVKVDVKNSTTWKEKDCIEQIYSIVDDENINECGSKNKNKIENKNINQWSNIICEACMNFLYSKMLPQKYIISCYILKNTKTETTLRFSTYWDKADKHLQICWPHDLKNCNMLCYLNVYIIKILDGH, encoded by the exons ATGAAAAAAGCGAAGGGGAAAATTGAAAGAAAAACTACgagaaaaatagaaataaaaatcagTGTAAAAGTTGACGTAAAAAATTCA acaacttggaaagaaaaagattGTATTGAGCAAATTTATTCGATAGTCGATG acgaaaatataaatgaatgtggaagtaaaaacaaaaataaaattgaaaataaaaac ATAAATCAGTGGTCAAATATAATTTGCGAAGCGTGTATGAATTTTTTGTACTCCAAAATGCTTCCTCAAAAATACATAA TAAGttgctatattttaaaaaacacgAAAACGGAAACAACACTTCGATTTTCGACCTACTGGGATAAGGCAGATA AGCACCTTCAAATATGTTGGCCACATGACCTAAAAAACTGCAACATGCTTTGCTATCttaatgtttatattataaaaatattagatgGGCATTAG
- a CDS encoding MerC domain-containing protein, whose amino-acid sequence MKEKIVSLYNYLKDNLNKISAIANILCLIDCIVIPIVTVLISVINAFSNGHNGGEQDSHNHNEWHEIIEKVALYVMTPLISMTTIYNFIQLRNVPLLLWTLFGLILFVLSHAHIKFTDTNVNSAFQKLHLPMALLGAVFLVSTNYASHELLKMNNLDHCCKHKHLSNSIKNNKSNYHRVEINMNDVMNNNEERKKERVEVYNIGYLNNNDNELASFL is encoded by the exons ATGAAGGAGAAAATTGTAAG tttatacAATTACCTTAAAGATAATTTGAACAAAATTTCGGCAATAGCGAATATATTATGCTTAATCGATTGTATTGTAATACCAATTGTTACAGTTCTGATATCAGTGATTAATGCATTCAGTAATGGCCATAACGGTGGTGAACAGGATAGCCATAACCACAATGAATGGCatgaaataatagaaaaa GTTGCCCTGTACGTAATGACACCTTTAATTTCGATGACAACCATCTACAACTTCATTCAATTGAGAAATGTTCCTCTGCTTTTGTGGACCTTATTTggtcttattttatttgttctttcACATGCACACATTAAGTTTACAGACACAAATGTAAATAGTGCATTTCAAAAATTGCATTTACCGATGGCTTTACTTGGGGCTGTTTTTTTAGTGTCAACAAATTATGCTTCCCACGAATTGCTGAAGATGAACAACCTAGATCACTGCTGTAAACATAAGCATTTATCaaatagtataaaaaataataaaagtaattacCACAGGGTGGAAATAAACATGAATGAtgtaatgaataataatgaagaacGTAAGAAAGAACGAGTAGAGGTTTATAATATTGGATatcttaataataatgacaatGAATTAGCaagttttttataa
- a CDS encoding divalent metal transporter — protein MSHTHNKDKNNISNSRNSNYDNDGNSSNNRNGGSSRMGIKKLDSTQSTTHIEGMAYSSGKDGKITQSGNNNYDIIRGKDKKKKKKKNNGVLDLNKEESFNDNSFYLSDNIVEDEELNTSGNKISFIKKLRMCISYFGPGWIVAVAYLDPGNLCSNLNVGLIRSSSNNNNNLVKDYTGYHLLWILAYGHLLGFIFQVLSMKIGHVTGLDLASICYKEFDKRISRILYFFVQLAIWGAHIQSIVGTFVAIHLIFGVSVKVAIFYTLIEALIYSFLENRSLSLLENVLSFLIGILAFCFIINVFMVPINFKEVAMSIMYPRIPEGKGFDAMALLGSIISAHVFYLHTNLTSKKKAVIFNDRMLKRYNTLGTIESAGSLFLSCVTNCIIVLTFAEVSINVHDRRDEYNLFTAYEVMKKSFGKVSIYIWSFGLLSSGNNSSFMCEYASKSVFEGFLNKKISPFFRVLFFRFFLFSIIYLFLLYDKYSIDQLTNFINVIQVLLLPLAIVPLYRFSIHKNVLGKFALKKYAKFSVFVIVVSITIANLSLTLFDFLQSTRSIYAICFAVVFTFFYLFFIFLFFKLPITKIYCQKC, from the coding sequence ATGAGCCATACACATAATAAAGACAAGAACAATATAAGTAACAGCAGAAATAGTAATTACGATAACGATGGCAATAGCAGCAATAACCGCAACGGAGGTAGCAGCCGAATGggcattaaaaaattagattcTACTCAGTCAACGACGCATATTGAGGGTATGGCATATAGTAGCGGTAAGGATGGTAAAATAACGCAAAGTGGAAATAACAATTACGATATAATAAGAGgtaaggataaaaaaaagaaaaagaagaaaaataatggaGTGTTagatttaaataaagaagagtcatttaatgataattctttttatttgtcGGATAATATAGTAGAGGATGAGGAGCTAAATACAAGTGGAAACaaaatatcttttattaaaaaattgagaATGTGTATTAGTTATTTTGGGCCTGGTTGGATTGTAGCAGTTGCATATCTAGACCCAGGAAATTTATGTAGTAATTTAAATGTAGGTTTAATTAGATCATcgtcaaataataataataatttagtaAAGGATTATACAGGTTATCATTTATTATGGATTTTAGCATATGGTCATTTACTTGGCTTTATATTTCAAGTATTGTCAATGAAAATTGGTCATGTTACAGGATTAGATTTAGCATCAATATGTTATAAAGAATTTGATAAAAGAATTTCacgtattttatatttctttgttCAGTTGGCAATATGGGGCGCACATATTCAATCCATCGTTGGTACATTTGTAGctattcatttaatatttggTGTATCAGTTAAAGTAgcaatattttatactttaatTGAAGCATTAATTTATagttttttagaaaatagaAGTTTGAGTTTACTTGAGAATGTATTGAGTTTTCTTATCGGCATTTTAGCattctgttttattataaacgTTTTTATGGTCccaataaattttaaagaagtAGCAATGAGTATTATGTATCCACGTATACCTGAAGGTAAAGGGTTTGATGCTATGGCTTTACTGGGTAGTATCATATCAGCgcatgttttttatttacataccAATTTAACTTCAAAAAAGAAGGCAGTAATATTTAATGATAGAAtgttaaaaagatataatacGTTAGGAACTATCGAATCTGCTGGGTCTTTATTTCTCTCATGTGTAACTAACTGTATCATAGTGCTTACATTTGCCGAGGTAAGTATTAATGTACATGATAGAAGAGatgaatataatttgtttacaGCATATGAAGTTATGAAAAAATCATTTGGTAAagtttctatatatatatggtcCTTTGGATTGTTAAGTAGTGGAAATAACTCAAGTTTTATGTGTGAATATGCTTCCAAATCTGTATTTGAaggttttttaaataaaaaaataagcccATTTTTTAGGGTATTATTTTTCcgatttttccttttttcaattatttatttatttttattatatgataaatatagCATTGATCaattaacaaattttattaatgttattcAAGTGCTTTTATTACCTTTGGCTATTGTACCGCTTTACCGCTTCagtattcataaaaatgtgtTAGGAAAAtttgctttaaaaaaatatgccaAATTTTCTGTTTTTGTTATTGTTGTTTCAATTACCATTGCAAATTTATCCTTAACACTCTTTGATTTTCTCCAATCTACACGCAGTATCTATGCTATTTGTTTTGCAGttgtttttacatttttttatctattttttattttcctcttttttaaattaccaATTACCAAAATTTACTGTCAGAAGTGTTGA
- a CDS encoding cytochrome c oxidase subunit ApiCOX18: MQNSKLFFSGYTGKHVTDKDLVKKNNDWYIEETNFCLGKVTKLRFSEKDDMARRVLKIMDSQISKMYTRMRDGTVIPYMSFYLNDVIDKPAPNHQFIEQPLIKWTWDEAYDEAYEEN, from the exons ATGCAAAATTCCAAGCTCTTTTTTAGTGGTTATACAGGGAAACACGTAACTGACAAGGATTTggttaagaaaaataatgactg GTACATTGAGGAAACCAACTTTTGCTTAGGAAAAGTCACG AAACTGCGATTTTCTGAAAAAGATGACATGGCAAGAagagttttaaaaataatggacAGTCAAATAAGCAAAATGTACACAAGGATGCGAGATGGAACGGTCATCCCGTATatgtctttttatttaaatgatgtTATTGATAAACCTGCTCCCAATCATCAATTTATTGAACAGCCACTGATCAAATGGACCTGGGATGAAGCCTATGATGAGGCTTACGAAGAAAATTAG